Proteins from a single region of Kwoniella newhampshirensis strain CBS 13917 chromosome 10 map unlocalized Ctg15, whole genome shotgun sequence:
- a CDS encoding tyrosine aminotransferase — MPDITLLHNDINARVNVPFKTKTVERQWNIRAAPAVARSRNPIRETLASITATAPSTSASIINLGLGDPTHYPLASPPPAAINAVRAALESERANGYVLGAGTVEARQAVSDYQKRWDGVEYPVDRIVLTHGVGHAIDMIFNILCPHDGQGRANVLLPRPGFSQYSALLGTFGAEIRYYDCIEETDWEVDVDMIDELCDEDTKCLVIINPSNPCGSNYSRDSLKRIVSVAEKNKVPIVADEIYHHMTWDKKFTPLASLSDSVPIMTLSGLSKRFLLPGWRFGWICLHDPLGVAGDIQRGMAAMGSRFMGPSTLTQRALPEILATPGEWFDEVTAKIETNAKIMYEAISTTPGLVTNFPGGALYMLVRIDPVVLPQFTDDVAFSTALYQEEAVFVLPGVCFEAPGYFRVVLGAPAHIMSEVAERMTSFCQRHARRV; from the exons ATGCCCGACATCACTTTGCTCCACAACGATATCAATGCAAGGGTCAATGTCCCTTTCAAGACAAAGACGGTTGAGAGACAATGGAATATCCGTGCGGCACCTGCTGTT GCGCGAAGCCGTAACCCGATCCGAGAGACATTAGCTTCCATCACTGCCACTGCCCCGTCCACCTCTGCTTCAATCATCAACCTCGGTCTTGGTGATCCCACCCATTACCCTCTCGCATCCCCTCCTCCGGCTGCTATCAACGCCGTCAGAGCCGCTTTGGAGAGCGAACGAGCGAATGGATATGTTCTGGGCGCCGGAACTGTGGAGGCTCGACAAGCTGTCTCGGACTATCAAAAGCGATGGGATGGTGTGGAGTATCCCGTCGACAGGATCgtcttg ACACACGGAGTAGGCCATGCGATCGATATGATCTTCAACATCCTCTGTCCCCATGACGGTCAAGGACGAGCGAacgtcctccttccccgACCGGGCTTCTCCCAGTACAGCGCGTTGTTGGGCACTTTTGGCGCAGAGATCAGATACTACGATTGTATCGAAGAGACGGATTGGGAGGTCGATGTGGATATGATCGATGAGTTGTGCGATGAGGACACGAAATGCTTGGTCATC ATCAATCCAAGCAACCCATGTGGAAGTAATTACAGTCGGGATTCCCTCAAGAGGATCGTATCTGTCGccgagaagaacaaggtgCCCATCGTAGCTGATGAGATCTACCACCACATG ACTTGGGACAAAAAATTCACTCCCCTCGCCTCGCTCTCCGACTCAGTACCAATCATGACCCTCTCCGGCCTGTCCAAACGGTTCCTCTTGCCCGGATGGCGGTTCGGCTGGATATGTCTACATGATCCCCTCGGTGTTGCGGGGGACATACAACGCGGGATGGCGGCTATGGGATCGAGGTTCATGGGCCCATCCACTCTCACGCAGAGGGCTTTGCCGGAGATCCTGGCGACTCCCGGAGAATGGTTTGATGAGGTGACCGCGAagattgag ACCAACGCCAAAATCATGTACGAAGCCATCTCCACTACGCCCGGACTCGTCACCAACTTCCCCGGCGGAGCACTGTACATGCTCGTCCGAATCGATCCCGTCGTCCTCCCCCAGTTCACGGACGACGTGGCGTTCTCCACCGCCCTCTatcaggaagaagcggtcttcgtcctccctGGTGTCTGTTTCGAAGCGCCCGGCTACTTCAGGGTCGTCCTCGGCGCGCCGGCACATATCATGAGTGAGGTCGCGGAGAGGATGACCTCGTTCTGTCAGAGACATGCGAGGAGGGTTTAG
- a CDS encoding trimethyllysine dioxygenase, with the protein MSKPGNTMARHLSRLGQRQRFVRTNLPHTHPAAAQARPTLPTRLLSTASHERIRTPTEPRPSAIPTVTFDEHQTIVSWPDGRQSQFDNFFLFDHCRCPKCFHAKTKQRLKTLTEIPSDIHPMSVETDSTGLHITWSTSPPHTSVYPPQFLKKAAYNPPLASYHKTESNRILWNSKIVQSPPSVGHEEIVHAQTENSERGILKLLNRIHDFGFCFITDVPPTGDDTKSLIERIAPIRQTHYGGFWSFTSDLSHGDLAYSNEGLPAHTDTTYFTEPAGLQIFHLLSHPSPPGTGGTTLLVDAFYTASLLSTLHPNSYSLLSRLEVPAHASGTEGTLLRPEISQPVFRHDERGRLVQVRWNNEDRGVVGRGWTPEEVRGWYTASRRFDELNKSEDAEYWVQLSPGTVLVIDNWRVMHGRSAFTGARTMCGAYVGADDWKSRRAVLARRHEGRRRDPAAITGDVDWSVGW; encoded by the exons ATGAGCAAGCCAGGTAACACCATGGCAAGACATCTTTCGAGGCTAGGACAACGACAGCGCTTCGTCCGTACCAATTTACCCCACACTCATCCAGCTGCAGCCCAGGCTCGTCCGACCCTTCCAACAAGGTTGCTGAGCACTGCTTCTCATGAAAGAATACGGACACCCACGGAACCTCGACCCAGTGCCATACCAACTGTCACGTTTGACGAGCATCAAACAATCGTCAGCTGGCCAGATGGACGACAGTCCCAATT TGACaatttcttcctctttgatCATTGTCGATGTCCTAAATGTTTCCATGCGAAAACGAAACAACGTTTAAAGACCCTTACAGAG ATTCCTAGCGACATACATCCCATGTCGGTTGAGACGGATTCGACAGGATTACATATCACTTGGTCGACCTCACCTCCTCATACATCCGTCTACCCTCCCCAATTCCTCAAGAAGGCGGCATACAATCCCCCACTCGCTTCGTATCACAAGACAGAATCCAA TCGGATATTGTGGAATTCGAAGATCGTTCAGTCCCCACCTTCAGTCGGACATGAAGAAATAGTCCATGCTCAGACCGAAAATAGTGAGCGTGGGATCCTCAAGCTTCTCAATAGAATT CACGACTTTGGGTTCTGCTTCATTACTGATGTACCTCCCACTGGGGACGATACAAAATCGCTGATTGAGCGAATTGCACCAATCCGCCAAACTCACT ATGGCGGATTCTGGTCTTTCACTTCTGATCTGAGTCATGGAGATCTTGCCTATAGCAACGAAGGACTCCCCGCTCATACCGACACGACCTATTTCACTGAACCAGCCGGCCTCCAGATCTTCCATTTGCTCTCCCATCCCTCACCTCCCGGAACGGGCGGAACGACCCTTCTCGTTGACGCGTTCTACACCGCGTCTCTCTTATCTACCCTTCATCCGAATAGCTATTCTCTATTATCGCGATTAGAAGTCCCTGCTCACGCATCAGGGACGGAAGGGACGCTGTTGAGACCCGAGATCAGTCAGCCAGTCTTCAGACACGATGAAAGGGGAAGACTGGTTCAGGTCAGATGGAACAATGAGGATAGGGGTGTGGTGGGTAGAGGTTGGACCCCGGAGGAAGTCAGGGGTTGGTATACCGCTTCGAGGAGGTTTGACGAGTTGAATAAGAGCGAAGATGCGGAATATTGGGTGCAACTCAGTCCGGGTACAGTTCTGG TCATCGACAATTGGAGAGTCATGCATGGTCGTTCGGCATTCACTGGAGCGAGAACGATGTGCGGCGCATACGTCGGCGCGGACGATTGGAAATCACGGCGAGCGGTACTTGCAAGGAGACAcgaagggaggaggagagatccAGCTGCGATCACAGGTGATGTCGATTGGAGTGTAGGCTGGTAG